One Spinacia oleracea cultivar Varoflay chromosome 4, BTI_SOV_V1, whole genome shotgun sequence DNA segment encodes these proteins:
- the LOC130472288 gene encoding uncharacterized protein: protein MNSLDKTLTELHGMLKTAEKTLKSDKQDVLMVRGGKFKKSGKKRNAKKGGNKASPTKQTGAKSVKRKVSQPTSESECFYCKKKGHWKRDCLKLKEDQKNGTVVPSSGTKNK, encoded by the exons atgaatagtctggacaaaacgctcactgagcttcacggtatgctgaagaccgctgaaaagacgctcaaaagtgataagcaggatgtgcttatggtgcgtgggggcaagttcaagaaatctggaaagaagaggaatgctaagaaaggtggcaacaaggccagcccaactaagcaaactggcgccaaatctgtaaagaggaaggtcagtcaacccacttctgaatccgaatgcttctactgcaagaagaaggggcattggaagagagattgcttgaagctaaaggaagatcagaagaacggaacagtcgttccatcttcag ggactaagaataagtag